A genomic stretch from Ureibacillus composti includes:
- a CDS encoding MFS transporter codes for METHNQIFTKRFNCLFLMNIAVFLSFYSLMTTLPLYAIGALKQSDQEAGLLATVFLLSAIIVRPFSGKMLDMFGKKRLLIISLVFYFLCSILYIINLPFALLLVLRFLHGIWFSIITTAGGSLAADIVPVNRKGTGLGYYTMSNNLAVVLGPFIGILLIQHLSFDVLFTVLSIAILIGGILATTIKTDDLTKPEKVERSFKFTFNDLFEKKALPISVIAGLVGISYASILSFLSIYAEEQDLLTVASWFYVVYAAAMLITRPLIGKLYDQKGSRYVIVPGFLFYILGLICIALANGSAILFLSSAVLVGAGYGALTTSFQSLAVQSADHVRSGYATATYFTLFDLGIALGSYVLGLLVIWVDYDSIYSISALLIAVTACIYFVLFKKNKRKHIQSTN; via the coding sequence TTGGAAACGCACAATCAAATCTTTACGAAACGGTTTAATTGTTTATTTCTTATGAACATAGCCGTTTTTCTTTCATTTTATAGTTTAATGACAACGCTCCCTCTTTATGCAATTGGAGCTTTAAAACAGTCGGATCAAGAAGCTGGACTGTTAGCGACAGTATTCTTACTATCTGCCATAATCGTTCGCCCATTTAGTGGGAAGATGCTTGATATGTTTGGTAAGAAGAGGTTATTAATCATCAGTCTCGTTTTTTACTTTTTATGTTCAATACTTTACATAATTAATTTACCGTTTGCGTTGCTTTTAGTATTACGATTTCTCCATGGAATTTGGTTTAGCATTATTACAACGGCTGGGGGATCGTTAGCAGCGGATATTGTTCCTGTAAACCGAAAAGGAACGGGGCTTGGATATTATACAATGTCAAATAACTTAGCTGTAGTACTTGGCCCTTTTATTGGTATTCTTCTCATTCAGCATTTAAGTTTTGATGTATTATTTACAGTATTAAGTATTGCAATTTTAATAGGAGGCATACTAGCTACTACTATTAAAACAGATGATTTAACTAAACCTGAAAAGGTAGAGCGTTCTTTTAAATTTACATTTAATGATTTATTTGAGAAAAAGGCTCTGCCTATTTCAGTTATTGCAGGATTAGTTGGAATTTCTTATGCGAGTATCTTATCATTTTTATCCATTTATGCAGAAGAGCAAGATCTACTAACCGTTGCTAGTTGGTTTTACGTAGTTTATGCGGCGGCAATGTTAATTACGAGACCTCTAATTGGCAAATTGTATGACCAAAAGGGTTCACGATATGTAATTGTGCCCGGGTTTTTATTTTATATATTAGGATTAATTTGTATTGCATTAGCTAATGGTTCAGCTATATTATTTTTAAGCTCTGCCGTTTTAGTGGGGGCTGGGTATGGCGCATTGACTACAAGTTTCCAATCCTTGGCAGTACAATCTGCAGATCATGTCCGAAGCGGTTATGCAACAGCAACATATTTTACGTTGTTTGACTTAGGTATTGCACTAGGTTCTTATGTTTTAGGTTTATTAGTTATTTGGGTGGACTATGATTCTATCTATTCCATCTCGGCTTTATTAATCGCTGTTACTGCTTGTATTTATTTTGTGTTGTTTAAGAAAAATAAAAGAAAACACATACAAAGTACAAATTAA
- a CDS encoding ribonuclease HI family protein: MLEVYIDGASAGNPGPSGIGIFIKGEGHSVKISEYIGETNNHVAEFIALIRALEEAKKLGTNLVSIRSDSKIVVASIDKQYVKSEEYKPYLEQALKLAEEFSLFFIKWIPDSQNKAADALAREAIQKKGL; this comes from the coding sequence TTGTTGGAAGTATATATCGATGGTGCGAGTGCAGGTAATCCTGGACCAAGCGGAATAGGAATTTTTATTAAAGGCGAAGGCCACTCTGTGAAAATCAGTGAATACATTGGTGAAACAAATAACCATGTTGCAGAATTTATTGCATTAATTCGAGCGCTGGAAGAAGCAAAAAAGCTTGGTACGAATTTAGTCTCTATACGTTCTGACTCTAAAATTGTCGTTGCTTCGATTGACAAGCAGTATGTCAAGAGCGAAGAGTATAAGCCGTATCTGGAACAAGCTTTAAAATTAGCTGAAGAATTCAGTTTATTTTTTATAAAATGGATTCCCGATAGCCAAAATAAAGCTGCAGATGCCCTTGCACGAGAAGCCATCCAAAAAAAGGGGTTGTGA